Within the Desulfovibrio sp. genome, the region GTTCATGACCATCTGAACGCCGGGGTGATCCTTCAGAGCGGTCTCCCAGAACACGTCGTCGGCGGAGTCGGGGCCGGCGCCCTTGAACACCTGGTAGCACTCCCACTTCTTCTCTTCTTCGGTGAGGGTGTACTTCTCGGTGACGGTGATGATGGCCATCATCTCGCCCTTCTCGGACTCGAGGGCCACTTCCTGGCCGACGTTGATGCCGGCGGCATCTTCAGCGGACACGGAGAGGGTAACAGGCACGGGCCAGAAGGTGCCGTCGGTCAGGGTCATCTTCTCGCACACGGACTTCCAGTCGGCCTTGCCCATGAAGAAGGTAATGGGCGAGAATCCGCCGATACCCATCATGATCAAGTCGCCCTTCTCACGGTTGGAGATGATGACCTTCTTCAGTCCGGCGGCCTTCTTCAGGGCCTCTTCGCGCTCGGCGCCTTCCAGAAGACAAATTGTGAGGCCTTTGCCACCATGCGGGGGAACCAGTCTGGACATGTTCGTTTCCTCTCCTTTTACGGATAGTGTGGTTTCTCGAGTTGCCGCCCCGGCCGAGACACGGCCGCCCATACGCCCGGCGTCTTGGGACTCCGGGACACCCTATGATAAAAAATTCACGTGGAGTGATTTATTGTGAAAAAAATGACTCTTTGTCAAGCCACTCCATTCATCCTGAGAGATCATGTGCTAACAGAAAGCCTGCGTTTTGCACAGTGACAATACGGCTTCATCGGCCGAAACCTTTTCAGCCGCGCACCATGCTGCGAGCATCGCCCCGGCACAAGGAACATCCCGTTAGCCTAGATCAGAATGTCTTCCAGGCTTTTGCGAGGCCGCGGCTCCGGATTCTCGCCGGGGTAACCAACGGCAAGAAGAGCCACGACGCCGAGGCTGTCCGGCAACCCCAGGCGTTCTTTAATCAGCTCCTCGTCCAATCGTCCTATCCACGTGGTCCCAAGCCCCAGCTCCACGGCCCGGAGCATCATGGCGGACATGGCGATGGCCAGGTTGAGCCCGGCCGCACCCTTGAGCACCGCCTTCGGCCCTTCCTCGGCGGGCTTGAGGTACGATTCGTTTACATCCTCGGCGAACTCCGGGGACATGAGCCCCGCTTCGCGCAGGGCTCGGATCGTGGCCCGTGAGTCGCACAGGTAGGCGGAGGTATCAACGCAGCACACGATCACGGCTCCAGCCCTGCCCACCCAGCGTTGCTCGGCAGTGGCCGGACCGCCGAACCATTCAATTTCTGAACTCCCCGTGACCAGTCGGAAACGCCAGGGCTGAGAATTGCACCCGGACGGAGAAAGTCTTGCGGCCTCGATGAGCTCCATGAGGCTTTCGCGGCTGACCGCCTCGCTGGTGAATTTTCGAATGGAACGGCGCTTGGCTATGGCGTCCTTGACAGTCATCTTCCGGCTCCCGCCTGTTACTAAATGATAAAAGAGACCAGGCCTCAAACGGGAATATCCTCACCCCTGCAGGGTGAAGCAACGAAACTCGACCTCAATGTTATCGCCCAGGCGAACGTAGGCCATGCACGGTTTTTCGTGCGACAGACTGCCAGGGTTCACCACGAGTGTATCCCCGAGCTGCAATTTGGTCTGGCGATGGGTGTGGCCGAAAAGTATCAGATCGAAACCCGGTCCGAACGCTTCGGGCAGCCTGGCCGGAAGCGACGGCCTGTCTC harbors:
- a CDS encoding nitroreductase family protein → MTVKDAIAKRRSIRKFTSEAVSRESLMELIEAARLSPSGCNSQPWRFRLVTGSSEIEWFGGPATAEQRWVGRAGAVIVCCVDTSAYLCDSRATIRALREAGLMSPEFAEDVNESYLKPAEEGPKAVLKGAAGLNLAIAMSAMMLRAVELGLGTTWIGRLDEELIKERLGLPDSLGVVALLAVGYPGENPEPRPRKSLEDILI